TCTCGGTGGTGCCCGAGGGCGGTACGAACCGCTGGGCGGTGTCGCAGGCAGCGCCCATGCGCCGCGTGCATATCAAGGGGGCGCTGACCCTGGCCCCCAGCAACCAGGACGGCGGCCAGGGCTACTCCAGCGGCGGCTACCTGGCGGACGTGAAGGTGGACGGCGCGGTGAGCAGCGGCTCGCAACAGCAGTGGTACACCCGTGACAGCGCGGTTGGCAGCTGGAACGGCGGGGTGTGGAACATGGTCTTCAGCGGGGTGCAGGGCGCTCCTCCACAGGCCTTCCCGAATCCGCCCCACACCACACTGGGCACCACGCCCGTCAGCCGCGAGAAACCCTACCTGTATTTCGAGAACGGCAAGTACGCGGTCTTTGTGCCCGGCCTGCGGACCAACTCCAGCGGCGTGACCTGGCCGAACACAGCGGGCACGTCCATTCCCCTCAGCCAGTTCTACGTCGCCCGGCCCACCGATAGCGCGGCGACGCTGAACCAGGCGCTCAGCCAGGGCCTCAATCTGTTCTTTACACCTGGCGTGTACCACCTCAGCCAGACGCTGAATGTTACGCGGGCAAACACGGTCCTCTTTGGTCTGGGCTTCCCGGCGCTGATTCCCGATGGCGGCGTCAACGGTATTCAGGTGGCCGACGTGGACGGTGTGAAGATCTCTGGTCTGCTGTTCGACGCGGGCACCACCAACAGCCCTGCGCTGCTGACCGTCGGGACAGCAGGCTCGCACGTGAGCCACGCGGCCAACCCCACCAGCGTCCAGGACGTGTACTTCCGCATCGGCGGCGCGGTGGCGGGCAAGGCCACCAACAGCCTGGTGGTGAACAGCGACAACGCGATCATCGACCACATCTGGGCCTGGCGTGCCGACCACGGTACGCAGCCGACGGGCTGGGCCATCAATACCGCCGACACGGGCCTGATCGTGAACGGCAACAACGTGCTTGCCACGGGGCTGTTCGTCGAGCACTACCAGAAATACAACGTGCTGTGGAACGGTCAGGGCGGCAAGACCATCTTCTTCCAGAACGAACTTCCCTACGACGCTCCCGCTACGGGCTGGAGCAGTGGCAACGGCTACGGCTACGCGGCGTACAAGGTGGCCGACAGCGTCACCACGCACGAGGCCTGGGGCCTGGGAAGCTACTGCTTTTTCAACGTCAACCCCAGCATCACGGTGGCCCGCGCCTTCGAGGTGCCGAACGTGGCGGGCGTGAAGTTCCACGACCTGCTGACCGTCTCGCTGGGCAACACGGGCGGCATCAGCCGCGTGATCAACAACACGGGGGCCGCCGTTCCCCTGCCCAACACCAACACGGCGCCGAGCAACGTTCTCAACTTCCCGTAAACGGGAGTCGCAAAGCGGAGAGGGCCAGCCCCGGCGGGGCTGGCCCTCTCCGTCGGGTATACGGCGGCGAACACTCCCAACTTTCTCCCAATGGTCTACCAACTTCGGCACCGAGCGGGGAACGTCTTGCACCGTTTCTCCGAACTCACTGTCGGAGCCGCCTCTCCGGGGCCCTTGCCTGGGGGATATCCGCAGGCAAGGGCCCTCCCGGACTTACGTCAACCGCTTGAGCCATTCCAGAAGGAGCGTGCGTTCCGCTTCGGTCAAGGCGGCCGGCAGGGTGGGCAGCAAGGCAATCAATGCGACCGCATGGGCCGCTGCCTGTTGCTTGCCCGGGTCGCCGACCGCGTCCCCTTCTGGTGTGAGCACCGCGCCCAGCACTGCCTCGCGCATCCGCTCTGCAAGTCCATCGTCCCGCTCCGGGGCGCGGAGCAAGACCAGCGTCACCCCTACAGCCGAAGCGTGGATCATGGCGGCGGCCCGCTCTACGTCCACGGCAAGCCTCCCCGCTTCCGCCACCCGCCCCATCAGCGCCTGCAGCATGGCCGCCGCCTCCAGGGCTGCGGGGGACTCCTCGCCAGGCCGCAGTCGGCCGTACATCAGCGTGTACAGGTGCGGATGACTCAGGCCGAACTCCACGTGCCGGTTCCAGCCCTTACGCAACTCTTCTACTGGGTCACCCGTACCCACCCGCGCCGCCTTGGCCTGGAGGTAAGACGCGAACCCGGCGCTCGCCACCGCATTGAGCAGGCCCTGCATGTCGCCAAATTGACGGTAGATGGTCGGCGGCTGCACGTGAGCCGCCGCGCTGACCGTCCGGGTAGAGACAGCGTCCACGCCCCCGGCTTCGAGCAGTGTGAGGGCGGCCTCGAGAATACGGTCACGCGGAGACGGCAAAAGAACAGCAGCCATATATCAACGGTAACATACTTTTGTTACCCCCTTGACATACAACCGATTACGGGATTACGTTACCACTGAAAACAGTGGCTCCAGAGCGTCCCATGGGTGAGGATGCCTGGCAGAAACTTGACCGACAGGAGGATTACGCATGACTGTGACGACCCATTTGGCCACTCAGGCAGACACCTTTGCCCTCGGTAACCGCACGGTGAGGCGGCTGGGCTACGGGGCCATGCAACTTGCCGGTCCAGGTGTTTTCGGCCCACCGCGCGACCGGGAGGCGGCCACCGCTGTGCTACGCGAGGCCGTCGCGCTGGGAATCAACCACATCGACACCAGCGACTTCTACGGGCCGTACGTCACCAACCAGATCATCCGCGAGGCCCTGCACCCTTATCCTGACGACCTCGTAATCGTGACCAAGGTCGGGGCCCGCCGCCCGGAAGACGGTTCCTGGGTGCCCGCCATGTCCCGCGAGGAACTGACAGGAGCCGTCCACAACAACCTTCGTCACCTCGAACTCGACACGCTTGACGTCGTCAACCTGCGCGTGATGGGCGACGCGCACGGTCCGTCGGAGGGCTCCATCGCTGAACCGCTGGCTGTCCTGGCCGAACTCAAGGAGCAGGGCCTGATCCGTGCCCTTGGCGTGAGCAACGTCACGCCCGCGCAGTTCGCGGAAGCCCAGTCCATCACCGAGATCGTGTGCGTGCAGAACATGTACAACCTGGCGCACCGGGAAGACGACGCGTTTATCGACGACCTCGCGCGGCAGGGCGTCGCCTACGTGCCGTTTTTCCCGCTGGGGGGGGTCTCGCCCCTTCAGTCGGGCGCCCTCTCTGGTGTGGCCCTAACGTTGGGGGCAACGCCCATGCAGGTGGCGCTGGCCTGGCTGCTTCAGCGTTCACCCAACATTCTGCTGATCCCCGGCACCTCGTCACCTGAGCACCTGCGCGAGAACGTTGCGGCAGCCGACATCACCCTGCCGGACGCGGCGTTGGGTGAGCTAGACGGGATCGGGAAGCACCGAGAATAACTGTTTTCGCCCTGAACACCTTCGCTGCGCCGAACCACCATGGACAGGGATCAGCCTCCGGCTTCCGCCCCCGCCCGGGCCGTCACGATGCCGCGCGATGCCGCCCATGCCCCGATGTCAGCGCCCTGCAATGCGGTCGCCATCAGGTCAGGAAAGAAGTCCGGCGTGCAGGCGAACACCGGGATGCCCAGGGTCGCCAGCTTCCCAGCGTTGTCGTGGTCGTAACTCGGCGTGCCGTCGTCGTCAAGGGCCAGCAGCACGATCACGCGCGCACCCATGTTGCGGAATTCATTCAGTCGGCGGATCATCTCGGCGCTGCCCGAGCCCTCGTACAGGTCCGAGATCAGGACGAAGGTGTGCTCCTCGGGGTTGGTGAGCAGGCCCTTGCAGTAGCGCAGGGCGAGCGGCGTGTCGTTGCCGCCCCCGAGTTGCACGCCGAACAGCACGTCCACCGGATCGGCAAGGTGGTCGGTGAGGTCCACCACCGTGGTGTCGTACACCACCACGTTCGTCTTCAGGGCTGGGAGGCTCGCCAGCACCGCGCCGAAGATGCCCGCGTACACCACGCTGGACGCCATGCTCCCCGACTGGTCCACGCACAGGGTCACGGCCTTGAGCTGCCGCCGCGCACGCCCATAGCCCACCAGCCGTTCGGGGATCACGGTCCGGCGCTCGGGGTCATAGGTCCGCAGGTTCTTCAGGAGGGTGCGGCCCCAGTCCACCTCGTTCTGGCGTGGACGCAGGTTGCGCTGCGAGCGGTTGAGGCTGCCCGTCACGGCGCTGCGCAGCGGTTCGGCGAGGCGGGTCTGAAGCTCGTCTACCACGCGGGCCACAACCTGCCGCGCCAGCGCCTTGGCGGCGTCCGGCATGGCGTCCTTAAGGCTGATCAGGGTGGCGGCCATATGCACGTCGGGCTGCAGGTGTTCCATCAGCTCAGGTTCAAGCAGCATGGTTTTCAGGTTCAGGCGGTCCACTGCGTCCTGCTGCATGACCTGCACCGCCGACTGCGGAAAGAGGTCCCGGACCTCGCCCAGCCACGCGGCGACCGCCGGGGCACTCTGGCCGAAGCCCACATTGCGGTGTGACTTGCGGCCCTTCTGGGGCTTCTCGGTCTTTACCGCAAAGGGGGCGCCGTCGTACAGCGAGGCCAACGCCACGTCCAGGCGGCGGTCGTGCTCGCCCAGCCCGCAGCCGATGCCGTCGGCGCTCTCGCCCCGGGAGGTCTCGCCGCCCAGGAGGAGCCGCCAGCGGCGCAGGCGTTCTTGTTCGGGGGTCAGGGCTTGTGGGGAAGCTTCCGTCATTGGACCCCTCCTTCAACGTGGGTTACGCCCAGCAGGCGCAGCACCACCGGCACCACCGCTGTCCCCAGGCCACTGTTGATCTGCGCCGCCTGCGCGGCACGTTCCAGCCCGCGCAGTTCCTCGCCCAGCCGCCTGCGCGCGTGGGGCTCCAGGCGCGAGAGGGCGCGGCGTAGGGGGGGCAGCACCTCACCGAAGGCGTCCATATCCAGGTCCACCACCCAGGCGTCAAGCAGGGCCAGCGCCGCCGGATCGTGGCGTAGAGTCCCGCCGTCCTCACCGATAAAGCCTCCCAGCCACGCGGCCACGTCCAGCGGAGGCGCACCCGGCGCGAGGGCCGAGGCCAGCCGGGTCTGCACCTGCCGATCATCGAGGACGCCCCGGTCCCGCAGGCGGTTCACGGCGTCCCCACGCAGCAGCGGCGCAGTGCCCCCGGCATCCAGGGCATGCAGGGCGGCGGTCCATTCAGCGCTTGCATCGGGGTCGTCGAGGAGGCGCACGGCGGCGTCGGCCCCGGTGATCTGGCGTTGAAGCGTTGTCGCCGCCTCCTCACCCAGCCCGTGCGCGGCGTTGGGCAGCCCGGCAGCCGCGCGGGCCACCAGCGTGCGGAAGACGGGCCGCAGGTCGTCACCCTCGCGCGCCCGCACATCGCCGTAACGGGCCAGCCGCGCCAGGGGCGGCAGCGAGAGCAGCAGTGCGGCGGTGTCGGCGTCGGCGGCGCGGGCATCCAGACGGGCGAGCGTGAAGTCGGCAGCTCCCGGTAACCCACACAGCCGCGTGACCTCCAGCAGCGCCGAGAGCGCGCCCAGGTGCGGGGCCCGCCGCGCCTGCGAGAGGGCAGCCATATGCGCCGCCCGCACCAAGGTGTTGCCGTAACGGCTCGCCTCCACGATCCGCACGCTGAATTCGGGGTCCCAGCGCAGGGTCCAGGCCTCTTTGAAGGTGCCGGTGCCGCTGGCATACGCCTCCTTTGCCCACGGCACGCCCAGCAGATGCAGGCGGTGAAAGAGTTGTGAGCGGCTCAAGCCCGCGTCCTCCCGTAAGTCAAGGGTGACCTCGCGGGTGACGGCCTCCCGCTTCAGGCGCAGACGGGCCAGCGTGGCGGCGAAGTCCTGTTCCAGCGGCACGGCAGGGACGCCGGAGGGCACGCTGCCCAGCGCCTCGCCCACGAACAGTTCCTCGGAGAGCAGGCGCAGCGGCGTGTCCGAATCCCAGGCGAAGACGGCGCGCGTGGCGTCCGTCAGTTCGTCCAGGCCCGCGAGGTGCCGCCCGCGCAGGGTGGCGAGCGCATCAGCCAGCCGCACGGCGTCGATCACTTGGGCGCTCGACGCGTCCAGCCCATGCTTGCGCAGCAGCCGGGCCGAGCGGGTCAGCCAGCGCTCGCTGACCTGCGCAGGCGTGCCGTAGAGGTGGGCGTACCAGCCCGGCGACGTAACGCCCGCTCCGTAGCCGCTCGCCTGCGTCAGCCGTCCGTGGGTCCAGGGGGTGAGGGTGAGGGCGACTTTCGCTTTGGGCAGCCCTTTCACGCGCGCTGCATCGGCCTTTACCTCGCGCGCCAACATTTCCGGAGTCAGCGCCGGGGCGTGCCAAGCGCCGCACACCACGGCCACCCTGCCCTTTTTCAACGCTGCGCGGATGGTCTGGCGCATCTGGGCCTCGCGGATCAGGTCACGCTCAGAGGTGTGTCCGTCCTCAGCCTCGCGCACCGCCGCCATCACCTCGGCAACTGCGGCGAACACGGCCTCACCCTCGCCGCGCGACTCCACGAGGGCGTCCCACCACCGCTCGAAATCGCTGTACCCCGCGGCCTGGGCCAGCAGCGCGAGGGGGTCCGAGCGCACGGTGTCGGCGGGAGCTGAGGGCACGTCCTCCCCGTCCAGGTCCGCCGCGTTCTCGGCGGGCGCTTCCCCCCCCTCCTCCTTCGGCGCGAGCGTCGCGCTGGCGGGCAAGTCCATGAAGGCCACGGGTACGCCGCGCGAGAGGGCCCAGCGAATCGCCACAAATTCAGGGCTGAACTCGGCCAGCGGGTAGAACACCGAACGTTCGGGATGACCCTGCACGTGGGCCATGACGGCGACGGGGGGTATGAGGGCCGAATCGCTGAGGAAGGGCAGCAGGCTGTCGGCGTCCACCGGTCCCTCGATGAGCAGCGTGGCGGGCGGATGGGCCTCCAGCGCCCGGGCCACGCTGCGTGCCGAGCCGGGGCCGTGGTGGCGGATGGGGTAGATGGTGAGCGCGTCGGGCATGAATCAGCTCACTTCCCGACACGCCGTGTAAAACGCCTTCCACCCCACCCGCTTCTTGATCGCCGTTTCCAGGTATTCGTTCCACACGGCCTGGTCCTGCACGGGATCTTTCACCACCGCCCCAATGACGCTGGCGGCCACGTCGCGGCTGCTCAGCTCGCCGTCGCCAAAATGGGCGGCCAGGGTCAGGCCATTGGTGACCACGCTGATGGCCTCGGCCACGCTGAGGCTGCCGCTGGGCGTCTTCAACTTGGTCTTGCCGTCCTCGGTTACGCCCGCGCGGAGTTCGCGGAACACCGTGACCACGCGCCGAATCTCGTCCAGAGCCGGGGGCACCTCGGGCAGACCCAGGCTGCGGCCCAGCGACTCGACGCGCCGGGTCACGATCTGCAACTCGTCTTCCAGACTGTCAGGCACGGGCAGCACGACGGTGTTGAAGCGGCGTTTGAGGGCGCTGGAGAGGTCATTCACGCCCTTGTCGCGGTTGTTCGCCGTGGCAATCAGGTTAAAGCCGCGCACCGCCTGCACCTCGGTGTTCAGCTCGGGCACCGGCAGCGTCTTTTCGGAGAGGATGGTAATGAGGGTGTCTTGCACGTCGCTCTGCACCCGGGTCAGCTCTTCGAGACGGGCGATCTTGCCCTCGCGCATGGCGTGCATCACGGGGCTCTCGACGAGCGCCGCCTCACTCGGACCCTCAGCGAGCAGGCGGGCGTAGTTCCAGCCGTAGCGAATGGCGTTCTCGTCGGTGCCCGCCGTCCCCTGCACGAGCAGGGTGGAGTCGCCCGAGACGGCGGCGGCGAGGTGCTCGCTGACCCAGCTCTTGGCCGTGCCCGGCACGCCGATCAACAGCAGCGCCCGGTCGGTCGCGAGGGTCGCCACGGCGATTTCCATCAACCGGGCCTCGCCCACGTACTTTGGCGTGATCTCGGTATCCCCCGCTCGGCCCCCCATCAGATAGGTCAACACGGCGCGCGGGCTAAGGTTCCACTTCGGTGGGCGCGGGTGGCGGTCGTGCTCGGCGAGGGCGGCGAGTTCAGCGGCGTAGGCTTGCTCGGCGTGCTGACGCAGGACTTCGGGGGTGGTCGTCATGGAAGGCTCCTTGAGGGCAGAAAGGGTCAGAGGGTGGAGTGGGCAGCCAGGGCGCCGCGCCAATCGCGGCGGACCCGGAGGGTGCCTTGCAGCTCGCGCCACGCGCGAAAGGCGGCCTGCTCTCTCCCGGCGTGGTCCTGACGCTGGCGTTCCTCCCAGTTGGCCGGCGTCTGCCAGGAGGGGAGCTGTTTGGGGCGCGGCGGCAGCTCGAAGGGCAGCGGCGTGGGCGGGGGCACAGTCAGGTCGGGCGAGAGGTGACGCCCCAGCAGCAGCGCCAATTCGCGCGCCTGCCAATTCGGGCCTTCCCGCCCGAAGAGGTCCAGCGTGCGGGTGGCGAGGGCGGACTGAAGGGCTTGCGCCTCTGACGAGAGGTCGGGGAACGGACCCAGTGCCTGCACGGCGGCCAGCAGCTTTTCCGAGGACACCCTCGGCTGCCCGGCCAGGTCACGTATTCGGGCCCGGGCGGTGACCGGGTCCAGCGGTTCCGGTGCGGGTGGGGACGGCTCCCGCAATTCATTGGCGAGGGACCAATGGTGCGCGTGGGCAGCCTTGTGCAGTTCGTTCCAACCCAAACCGAGCGTTTTCAGGACCAGTTCGGTGGGGAGGGCCCCCAGCAGGCGGTGGAGGTCGCCGTCGTCGTACTGTCCGGCCCGGGGCTTGCCGAGCGCGGCGGGCAGGTTGAAAGCCCCGAAGGTGATCTTCTTTTTCAGCAGTCCACTCACCTTGACCGCCTGCGGCAGCAGCGCGAGCAGCTCATCCTGTAGGGGGCCCGGGAGGTGACCCAGCAACTGGCGCACCTGCTTTTGCAGCTCGGGCGAGCGGTCGCGCGTCGCCGCTTCCAGCAGCGGGCGGTCCTCGAGGCGCAGGTCACGGCGTACCAGGGCCAGCAGATCCCTGCGCCGCTCGGCAGGCTGCGTGACCCACAGCTCTTGCACCTCCTGTGCGGCCTCTTCTGGGGCGCGGCGGCGAAGCTCGCTCAGCGCTTCCAGCCTCGCTTGCCAGGCGGCGAATTCCTCGGCCTTCTGTGCCTGCGCGCGCAGGGGGTGCGTGCCCAGGGTGGCCCGCGCCCGCGCGTCGCTCAGGCGCCACAGGGCACGGGCGAGGTTGGTATCTCGGCGGTACAGGGCCAGTACCTGCGCTGCGTTCAGGGTCCAGTCGCGCGCTGCCACGGTATCCAGCGCCTGGGCTGCCAATACGGGATCGGTGCGGATCAGCGTGGGCAACAGGGCCGCCAGGGCCGAGGGGAGCGAACGCTCGGCGGCAGGCAGCGGGATGGGTGGCGGGGCAGCGGCCTTCTGGAGGGGTGATCCGGCGCGGGCATACAGCCCAAGCAGGGCGGCGCGGCCCAACAACCGGGCCTCGGGCGTGTTGCCGGGCACGCTCGACAGGGCGGGGGCCAGCGCTCCGCTTGGGGCGGGCAACTCGGCCCGGCTGGTGCCGCGTGCGGCGGTGGCGCTCAGGTCCTGCAGATCACGGCTCATGTGGGCGCCCCAGGTCCGGTCTCAGCACCGGTCACGTCAACCTCAGTCTGGACCGCCCCCACGGGCAGGAAGCTTTTCCCGTCCCACTCGCCGAAATACGTCTGCATCTGCGTCTCGGCCTGGGCCAGCATGGCCCAGAGGTCCACCTCGTCTACCCGGGGGCTCAGTGGGACGGCGTACCCCTCGGCATCACACAACTGCGGCGGATCGAGGTGGAGGTACGCTGGACCGACAAATACGCCGATGCGTTCCAGCCAGGGATTCAGGGCCAGGGCCGCCGCGTAGCGTTCCTGCATGCCCGTCAGGGTGCCGTCCGGAAGGGGCAACGCGTTACCTGCCGCCGATACCTCTCCCTGCACCACGGCCCGCTGGGGATATGCCGAGGGCGCATAGGCCACCGCCGCCGTAAAGGGCTGATGCGGCGCGAGCGCTGGGGGCAATCCCTGTCCTGTCGGCGCGAAGTCGAGAAGCAGGACCGGCTTCGGCTCCCCGCCCGGTGGCCCTTCACCAGGCGGTAGTGCTCCCAGCAGCCAGGTGCGGCGCACGTTCAGCTTGCCCTCCTCCTCCTGCACGCTGCCGAGGGCCTGCCACACCTGTGGCGCAGCGGGAGGCAGGCTGCCGCGGTCCAGCGGCGCACCGAGGGCGGTGAGGAGGTCTGCCCGCTCGGCCTCGCTCAGCTCCTCGCGCTGCCGCCAGCCCTGCGTGAGCAGCCACAGCCTGCCCAGGTGGGCGGTGAGCATTTCGCCCGTCTCGTCGTGCAGCCACTCGGGAATCAGCCGGACCAGCCGGGCAACACCGGGAAG
The sequence above is a segment of the Deinococcus hopiensis KR-140 genome. Coding sequences within it:
- a CDS encoding peptidase inhibitor family I36 protein; translated protein: MLRSQRLFAVTSLALLLAACDQQSASPSADGTSPSTLRAAATDYTSGVSVAGSTATIWFKSAVNTTWVDAHYTLNGGAQQNVRMTYNSAAARYEQNVTVANGNTLVYSFTYNNGTAAYDTPNTTYTVGSTGGTTGPVCFYTDANYQGTSFCASGDSSWVGTDWNDRISSVKVSSGYQVQLFNDINYGGTSKTLSADASTLPDFNDLTSSFKLTKVSTTLPTSDTPNFGPNVKIYEPGTSATTIQADLDNAFNAWKLNGGAQFGSQRFTFLFKPGTYGRVWGNLGFYTTVAGLGRNPDDVTINGAINVDSGWNLGDEKNATQNFWRSAENLSVVPEGGTNRWAVSQAAPMRRVHIKGALTLAPSNQDGGQGYSSGGYLADVKVDGAVSSGSQQQWYTRDSAVGSWNGGVWNMVFSGVQGAPPQAFPNPPHTTLGTTPVSREKPYLYFENGKYAVFVPGLRTNSSGVTWPNTAGTSIPLSQFYVARPTDSAATLNQALSQGLNLFFTPGVYHLSQTLNVTRANTVLFGLGFPALIPDGGVNGIQVADVDGVKISGLLFDAGTTNSPALLTVGTAGSHVSHAANPTSVQDVYFRIGGAVAGKATNSLVVNSDNAIIDHIWAWRADHGTQPTGWAINTADTGLIVNGNNVLATGLFVEHYQKYNVLWNGQGGKTIFFQNELPYDAPATGWSSGNGYGYAAYKVADSVTTHEAWGLGSYCFFNVNPSITVARAFEVPNVAGVKFHDLLTVSLGNTGGISRVINNTGAAVPLPNTNTAPSNVLNFP
- a CDS encoding TetR/AcrR family transcriptional regulator — protein: MAAVLLPSPRDRILEAALTLLEAGGVDAVSTRTVSAAAHVQPPTIYRQFGDMQGLLNAVASAGFASYLQAKAARVGTGDPVEELRKGWNRHVEFGLSHPHLYTLMYGRLRPGEESPAALEAAAMLQALMGRVAEAGRLAVDVERAAAMIHASAVGVTLVLLRAPERDDGLAERMREAVLGAVLTPEGDAVGDPGKQQAAAHAVALIALLPTLPAALTEAERTLLLEWLKRLT
- a CDS encoding aldo/keto reductase family oxidoreductase, giving the protein MTVTTHLATQADTFALGNRTVRRLGYGAMQLAGPGVFGPPRDREAATAVLREAVALGINHIDTSDFYGPYVTNQIIREALHPYPDDLVIVTKVGARRPEDGSWVPAMSREELTGAVHNNLRHLELDTLDVVNLRVMGDAHGPSEGSIAEPLAVLAELKEQGLIRALGVSNVTPAQFAEAQSITEIVCVQNMYNLAHREDDAFIDDLARQGVAYVPFFPLGGVSPLQSGALSGVALTLGATPMQVALAWLLQRSPNILLIPGTSSPEHLRENVAAADITLPDAALGELDGIGKHRE
- a CDS encoding VWA domain-containing protein; translated protein: MTEASPQALTPEQERLRRWRLLLGGETSRGESADGIGCGLGEHDRRLDVALASLYDGAPFAVKTEKPQKGRKSHRNVGFGQSAPAVAAWLGEVRDLFPQSAVQVMQQDAVDRLNLKTMLLEPELMEHLQPDVHMAATLISLKDAMPDAAKALARQVVARVVDELQTRLAEPLRSAVTGSLNRSQRNLRPRQNEVDWGRTLLKNLRTYDPERRTVIPERLVGYGRARRQLKAVTLCVDQSGSMASSVVYAGIFGAVLASLPALKTNVVVYDTTVVDLTDHLADPVDVLFGVQLGGGNDTPLALRYCKGLLTNPEEHTFVLISDLYEGSGSAEMIRRLNEFRNMGARVIVLLALDDDGTPSYDHDNAGKLATLGIPVFACTPDFFPDLMATALQGADIGAWAASRGIVTARAGAEAGG
- a CDS encoding DUF5682 family protein, with protein sequence MPDALTIYPIRHHGPGSARSVARALEAHPPATLLIEGPVDADSLLPFLSDSALIPPVAVMAHVQGHPERSVFYPLAEFSPEFVAIRWALSRGVPVAFMDLPASATLAPKEEGGEAPAENAADLDGEDVPSAPADTVRSDPLALLAQAAGYSDFERWWDALVESRGEGEAVFAAVAEVMAAVREAEDGHTSERDLIREAQMRQTIRAALKKGRVAVVCGAWHAPALTPEMLAREVKADAARVKGLPKAKVALTLTPWTHGRLTQASGYGAGVTSPGWYAHLYGTPAQVSERWLTRSARLLRKHGLDASSAQVIDAVRLADALATLRGRHLAGLDELTDATRAVFAWDSDTPLRLLSEELFVGEALGSVPSGVPAVPLEQDFAATLARLRLKREAVTREVTLDLREDAGLSRSQLFHRLHLLGVPWAKEAYASGTGTFKEAWTLRWDPEFSVRIVEASRYGNTLVRAAHMAALSQARRAPHLGALSALLEVTRLCGLPGAADFTLARLDARAADADTAALLLSLPPLARLARYGDVRAREGDDLRPVFRTLVARAAAGLPNAAHGLGEEAATTLQRQITGADAAVRLLDDPDASAEWTAALHALDAGGTAPLLRGDAVNRLRDRGVLDDRQVQTRLASALAPGAPPLDVAAWLGGFIGEDGGTLRHDPAALALLDAWVVDLDMDAFGEVLPPLRRALSRLEPHARRRLGEELRGLERAAQAAQINSGLGTAVVPVVLRLLGVTHVEGGVQ
- a CDS encoding ATP-binding protein, with the translated sequence MTTTPEVLRQHAEQAYAAELAALAEHDRHPRPPKWNLSPRAVLTYLMGGRAGDTEITPKYVGEARLMEIAVATLATDRALLLIGVPGTAKSWVSEHLAAAVSGDSTLLVQGTAGTDENAIRYGWNYARLLAEGPSEAALVESPVMHAMREGKIARLEELTRVQSDVQDTLITILSEKTLPVPELNTEVQAVRGFNLIATANNRDKGVNDLSSALKRRFNTVVLPVPDSLEDELQIVTRRVESLGRSLGLPEVPPALDEIRRVVTVFRELRAGVTEDGKTKLKTPSGSLSVAEAISVVTNGLTLAAHFGDGELSSRDVAASVIGAVVKDPVQDQAVWNEYLETAIKKRVGWKAFYTACREVS
- a CDS encoding DUF5691 domain-containing protein, whose amino-acid sequence is MSRDLQDLSATAARGTSRAELPAPSGALAPALSSVPGNTPEARLLGRAALLGLYARAGSPLQKAAAPPPIPLPAAERSLPSALAALLPTLIRTDPVLAAQALDTVAARDWTLNAAQVLALYRRDTNLARALWRLSDARARATLGTHPLRAQAQKAEEFAAWQARLEALSELRRRAPEEAAQEVQELWVTQPAERRRDLLALVRRDLRLEDRPLLEAATRDRSPELQKQVRQLLGHLPGPLQDELLALLPQAVKVSGLLKKKITFGAFNLPAALGKPRAGQYDDGDLHRLLGALPTELVLKTLGLGWNELHKAAHAHHWSLANELREPSPPAPEPLDPVTARARIRDLAGQPRVSSEKLLAAVQALGPFPDLSSEAQALQSALATRTLDLFGREGPNWQARELALLLGRHLSPDLTVPPPTPLPFELPPRPKQLPSWQTPANWEERQRQDHAGREQAAFRAWRELQGTLRVRRDWRGALAAHSTL
- a CDS encoding SWIM zinc finger family protein; its protein translation is MTSPFINSLNADAALALAPDGSSAKAAQKLARPAVWPTLARDGAVLWGECQGSGAHPYLVGVDARTAEIASKCSCPSRKFPCKHALGLLLLHAAKAGEWKDAPPPPDLAKWLGGRAQRTEKAAEPIGDTPVDPATQAKAQAKARAARDRKRTAGLEDLELWLSDLVREGLQAARARPYGDWDRQAARLVDAQLPGVARLVRLIPEWLHDETGEMLTAHLGRLWLLTQGWRQREELSEAERADLLTALGAPLDRGSLPPAAPQVWQALGSVQEEEGKLNVRRTWLLGALPPGEGPPGGEPKPVLLLDFAPTGQGLPPALAPHQPFTAAVAYAPSAYPQRAVVQGEVSAAGNALPLPDGTLTGMQERYAAALALNPWLERIGVFVGPAYLHLDPPQLCDAEGYAVPLSPRVDEVDLWAMLAQAETQMQTYFGEWDGKSFLPVGAVQTEVDVTGAETGPGAPT